A DNA window from Pungitius pungitius chromosome 1, fPunPun2.1, whole genome shotgun sequence contains the following coding sequences:
- the acin1b gene encoding apoptotic chromatin condensation inducer 1b isoform X2, protein MADEDITLDGKPLQSLRVADLKLALEQRNLPKSGQKNALLKRLKGALMLENLQKSSSSHSGLQPNSQIGEEMSQNSFIKQYLAKQQELLRQRLEREAQQEEEAEESPAVVEEDEDHSEDNDCSPYVSDKHPKIPPKPSMTRADEGKAGGELVMGHVMMACGPASGPGPILHPQEFSEAPGVRMQRGTFHQGHKEPPAPSPPRAVASLSVRVLGQPDRQGLPPVVPRAQEKEGTAPSEPGSAHPVLHLSRSAGVSGGGGGGGGGQAPEDSDDDDDDDESEDDEDWGPGPGGARRGNRAPPQPQQIPPSAPSTVARSKRKLQPPQHIPPPQVHHTPMQLRHPTPPPSPPPDLFPLPDTPKQSPPDTDDQEGEAPEASCGPRVPPFPPSTMQRQDSDSSSRSSSPEPSINRRPGPLSLLVHKMESEGAFRAAEASAAVDMSGQTAHSAAGSATSSESSLLRMERKRLQENREVEEERRLKEEKEREQHQKQERERKKVQEQEREKKRLEEEKEKERKRLEEEEKQRQKEERENERKRQQEEKERERKHQQEEKERERKQQQEDKEKEKKQEEKRREEKLLKEKSQETASKGKVAVTEAQDSGSSSDSDSKSDSSSQSSSSSCGDKIIPVKKLKKAERDAEDEKNPNGNKAERQFLSKREVSEPSAAAATEAEPDTEGSNAQQPPSGADPENSEARLEESTTPKAFAARKISLTSSKTSPAAADGAAGETDAGTAAGRKRRWGSSTAVTAKKPSISITTDSLKSLIPDIKVNQEAVVELNPEELQMSGDEDGMDTSRGDQDKGLKIRRTVTQVVSGDGQENGQVNEEEEEGEEADVAEKERPRRTSRDKRKDGVSEDASQTPAPVKLEAEPKKVTPSDSLVRRSISQQKSGVSVTLDDPVRAARQPSPPHGKVSNIIHVINLVRPFTLGQLKELLNRTGAVVEEGFWIDKIKSHCYVTYATSEEAVATRAALHGVKWPPSNPKVLRVDFCEQDQLDIQKGIVKPEREEDHVPPPAGPLPRLPPLMPEREHERDRGAAGVRDLWAERQREMERRERARGEREWDRDKIREFARPGEDEPRSRSRDRERRRRERAKSKERKTDKKATEKPDEPPVKLLDDLFLKTKAAPCIYWLPLSEEQAVQRLLDRTERQKERERRRKEQQEEEEKKREEERKERLKGREKEGGAASVGGAVAAAGTASVGAAGRGGGERERERGGDRERERGGERSRERERDGDRSRDRDGDKKRDDSSRPRRPSAGAGGRRSRSRSNPRDRRR, encoded by the exons ATGGCGGACGAAGATATTACGCTTGATGGGAAACCTCTACAATCGCTGCGAGTGGCGGATTTAAAACTCGCCCTGGAGCAAAGAAACCTCCCGAAGAGCGGGCAGAAAAATGCTCTCCTCAAGCGACTGAAAGGG GCTCTGATGCTGGAAAATCTTCAGAAGTCATCCTCCTCTCACAGTGGGCTGCAGCCCAACTCTCAG ATCGGTGAGGAGATGAGCCAGAATAGCTTCATAAAACAGTACCTGGCCAAGCAGCAGGAGCTCCTCCGCCAGAGACTGGAGAGAGAAGCTCaacaagaggaggaggcagaag AAAGCCCAGCAGTggtggaggaagatgaagaccaCTCGGAGGACAATGACTGCTCTCCCTATGTCTCTGACAAG CATCCCAAAATCCCCCCTAAGCCGTCAATGACAAGGGCAGACGAGGgcaaagcaggaggagagctaGTGATGGGTCATGTGATGATGGCATGCGGCCCCGCCTCTGGCCCCGGCCCTATCCTTCACCCCCAGGAGTTCAGTGAGGCTCCCGGAGTAAGGATGCAGCGAGGCACCTTTCACCAAGGACATAAGGAACCGCCGGCCCCATCTCCTCCCCGCGCTGTAGCCTCGCTGTCGGTGCGCGTCCTGGGTCAGCCTGACCGCCAGGGTCTGCCCCCCGTAGTACCCCGAGCCCAGGAGAAAGAGGGCACTGCACCGAGTGAGCCTGGATCCGCTCATCCCGTGCTCCACCTTAGCCGTTCTGCCGGAgtgtcaggaggaggaggaggaggagggggaggtcaGGCCCCCGAGGAcagtgatgatgacgacgatgatgacgagAGCGAGGATGACGAGGATTGGGGACCCGGCCCTGGCGGGGCGCGCAGGGGGAATCGAGCGCCTCCTCAGCCGCAGCAGATACCTCCGAGCGCCCCGTCAACAGTTGCGAGATCCAAACGCAAGCTTCAGCCTCCGCAGCACATCCCACCTCCACAGGTACACCACACACCAATGCAACTGCGCCaccccactcctcctccctctccacctcctgaCTTGTTTCCCCTACCTGACACTCCCAAACAGAGCCCACCAGACACAGACGACCAGGAAGGAGAAGCCCCCGAGGCTTCATGTGGTCCGAGGGTGCCACCCTTCCCACCTTCCACCATGCAGAGGCAAGACTCTGACTCCAGCTCTCGCTCCAGCAGTCCTGAGCCCTCTATAAATCGCAGGCCAGGGCCCCTTTCTCTGCTGGTACACAAGATGGAGTCAGAGGGGGCTTTTCGTGCAGCAGAGGCCTCCGCTGCTGTGGATATGTCTGGGCAGACCGCACACTCCGCTGCTGGGTCCGCCACTTCCAGTGAATCTTCACTGCTCagaatggagagaaagaggctccaagagaacagagaagtggaggaagaaaggcgcctgaaggaggagaaagagagggagcaaCACCAgaagcaagagagagaaaggaagaaggtccaagaacaggagagagagaagaaacgcttggaagaagagaaggaaaaggagaggaaacggctggaagaggaggagaaacagcgTCAGAAAGAGGAGcgagagaatgagagaaaacGCCAgcaagaggaaaaggaaagggagaggaaacaccagcaagaagaaaaggaaagggagAGGAAACAACAGCAAGAggataaagaaaaagagaaaaaacaagaggagaagagaagggaggagaaacTGCTCAAGGAAAAGAGCCAGGAGACGGCCAGCAAAGGAAAGGTGGCCGTGACCGAGGCCCAAGACTCCGGTTCCTCCTCAGATTCTGACTCCAAATCAGACTCTTCTTCCCAatcgtcttcttcctcctgtggGGATAAAATCATCCCCGTCAAAAAGCTGAAG AAGGCCGAGCGTGATGCAGAGGATGAGAAAAACCCCAACGGGAACAAGGCAGAGAGACAATTTCTTTCCAAAAG GGAGGTGTCCGAGCCCAGCGCAGCAGCAGCGACGGAGGCGGAGCCAGACACCGAGGGCTCCAACGCCCAGCAGCCGCCCTCCGGGGCGGACCCGGAGAACAGCGAGGCTCGTCTGGAGGAG agcACCACTCCGAAGGCCTTTGCTGCTCGCAAGATATCCTTGACCA GCAGCAAGACGTCTCCAGCCGCCGCGGATGGGGCAGCCGGCGAGACGGACGCGGGGACTGCAGCCGGGAGGAAGAGGCGGTGGGGCTCCAGCACAGCGGTCACCGCCAAGAAGCCGTCCATCAGCATCACCACCGACTCGCTGAAG TCTCTGATCCCGGACATCAAGGTGAACCAGGAGGCGGTGGTGGAGCTGAACCCCGAGGAGCTGCAGATGTCCGGGGACGAGGACGGCATGGACACCAGCCGGGGCGACCAGGACAAAGGCCTCAAGATCAGACGCACCGTCACGCAG GTCGTCTCTGGTGACGGCCAAGAAAACGGACAGgtgaacgaggaggaggaggagggcgaggaggcgGACGTAGCGGAGAAAGAGCGACCACGTCGAACCTCCAGAGACAAGCGGAAGGACGGCGTGTCCGAGGACGCCTCGCAGACCCCGGCGCCCGTCAAGCTGGAGGCGGAGCCAAAGAAAG TTACCCCGAGCGACAGTCTTGTGCGCCGCTCCATCAGCCAACAGAAGTCCGGCGTGTCGGTGACCCTCGACGACCCCGTCCGCGCGGCGCGCCAGCCCTCGCCGCCTCACGGCAAAGTCTCAAACATCATCCACGTCATCAATCTG GTGCGACCCTTCACCCTGGGCCAACTCAAAGAGCTGCTGAACAGGACGGGCGCCGTGGTGGAGGAGGGCTTCTGGATCGACAAGATCAAGTCTCACTGCTACGTCACC TACGCCACCTCAGAGGAGGCGGTCGCCACCAGAGCCGCCCTGCACGGGGTCAAATGGCCTCCGAGCAATCCCAAAGTCCTCAGGGTGGACTTCTGTGAGCAGGATCAG CTGGACATTCAAAAAGGCATCGTGAAGccagaaagggaggaggaccaCGTGCCCCCACCGGCCGGTCCGCTGCCCCGGCTCCCCCCCCTGATGCCCGAGCGGGAGCACGAGAGGGACCGAGGCGCGGCGGGAGTGCGGGACCTGTGGGCGGAGCgccagagagagatggagcgcCGAGAACGGGCCCGCGGCGAGCGGGAATGGGACCGCGATAAGATCCGCGAGTTCGCCAGGCCGGGGGAAGACGAGCCGCGGTCCCGGTCCAGGGACcgagagcggaggaggagagagcgggcCAAGAGCAAGGAGAGGAAGACCGACAAGAAGG CGACAGAGAAACCCGACGAGCCTCCTGTGAAGCTGCTCGACGACTTGTTCCTGAAGACCAAAGCGGCGCCGTGCATCTACTGGCTCCCGCTCTCCGAGGAGCAG gcggtGCAGAGGCTTCTGGACCGCACGGAGCGCCAGAAGGAGCGCGAGCGGCGGCGCAAGGagcagcaagaggaggaggagaagaagcgggaggaggagaggaaggagaggctgAAGGGCCGGGAGAAGGAGGGCGGGGCGGCGAGCGTCGGgggggcggtggcggcggcAGGGACCGCGAGCGTCGGGGCAGCcgggcgcggcggcggcgagagAGAGCGGGAACGCGGCGGCGACAGAGAGAGGGAACGCGGCGGCGAGCGCAgccgcgagagagagagggacggggaCCGCAGCCGAGACAGGGACGGGGACAAGAAGAGGGACGACAGCAGCCGCCCCCGGCGGCCCTCCGCGGGCGCCGGCGGACGCCGCTCCCGTAGCCGTAGCAACCCCAGGGATAGGCGCCGCTGA
- the acin1b gene encoding apoptotic chromatin condensation inducer 1b isoform X3 — MADEDITLDGKPLQSLRVADLKLALEQRNLPKSGQKNALLKRLKGALMLENLQKSSSSHSGLQPNSQIGEEMSQNSFIKQYLAKQQELLRQRLEREAQQEEEAEESPAVVEEDEDHSEDNDCSPYVSDKKHPKIPPKPSMTRADEGKAGGELVMGHVMMACGPASGPGPILHPQEFSEAPGVRMQRGTFHQGHKEPPAPSPPRAVASLSVRVLGQPDRQGLPPVVPRAQEKEGTAPSEPGSAHPVLHLSRSAGVSGGGGGGGGGQAPEDSDDDDDDDESEDDEDWGPGPGGARRGNRAPPQPQQIPPSAPSTVARSKRKLQPPQHIPPPQSPPDTDDQEGEAPEASCGPRVPPFPPSTMQRQDSDSSSRSSSPEPSINRRPGPLSLLVHKMESEGAFRAAEASAAVDMSGQTAHSAAGSATSSESSLLRMERKRLQENREVEEERRLKEEKEREQHQKQERERKKVQEQEREKKRLEEEKEKERKRLEEEEKQRQKEERENERKRQQEEKERERKHQQEEKERERKQQQEDKEKEKKQEEKRREEKLLKEKSQETASKGKVAVTEAQDSGSSSDSDSKSDSSSQSSSSSCGDKIIPVKKLKKAERDAEDEKNPNGNKAERQFLSKREVSEPSAAAATEAEPDTEGSNAQQPPSGADPENSEARLEESTTPKAFAARKISLTSSKTSPAAADGAAGETDAGTAAGRKRRWGSSTAVTAKKPSISITTDSLKSLIPDIKVNQEAVVELNPEELQMSGDEDGMDTSRGDQDKGLKIRRTVTQVVSGDGQENGQVNEEEEEGEEADVAEKERPRRTSRDKRKDGVSEDASQTPAPVKLEAEPKKVTPSDSLVRRSISQQKSGVSVTLDDPVRAARQPSPPHGKVSNIIHVINLVRPFTLGQLKELLNRTGAVVEEGFWIDKIKSHCYVTYATSEEAVATRAALHGVKWPPSNPKVLRVDFCEQDQLDIQKGIVKPEREEDHVPPPAGPLPRLPPLMPEREHERDRGAAGVRDLWAERQREMERRERARGEREWDRDKIREFARPGEDEPRSRSRDRERRRRERAKSKERKTDKKATEKPDEPPVKLLDDLFLKTKAAPCIYWLPLSEEQAVQRLLDRTERQKERERRRKEQQEEEEKKREEERKERLKGREKEGGAASVGGAVAAAGTASVGAAGRGGGERERERGGDRERERGGERSRERERDGDRSRDRDGDKKRDDSSRPRRPSAGAGGRRSRSRSNPRDRRR, encoded by the exons ATGGCGGACGAAGATATTACGCTTGATGGGAAACCTCTACAATCGCTGCGAGTGGCGGATTTAAAACTCGCCCTGGAGCAAAGAAACCTCCCGAAGAGCGGGCAGAAAAATGCTCTCCTCAAGCGACTGAAAGGG GCTCTGATGCTGGAAAATCTTCAGAAGTCATCCTCCTCTCACAGTGGGCTGCAGCCCAACTCTCAG ATCGGTGAGGAGATGAGCCAGAATAGCTTCATAAAACAGTACCTGGCCAAGCAGCAGGAGCTCCTCCGCCAGAGACTGGAGAGAGAAGCTCaacaagaggaggaggcagaag AAAGCCCAGCAGTggtggaggaagatgaagaccaCTCGGAGGACAATGACTGCTCTCCCTATGTCTCTGACAAG AAGCATCCCAAAATCCCCCCTAAGCCGTCAATGACAAGGGCAGACGAGGgcaaagcaggaggagagctaGTGATGGGTCATGTGATGATGGCATGCGGCCCCGCCTCTGGCCCCGGCCCTATCCTTCACCCCCAGGAGTTCAGTGAGGCTCCCGGAGTAAGGATGCAGCGAGGCACCTTTCACCAAGGACATAAGGAACCGCCGGCCCCATCTCCTCCCCGCGCTGTAGCCTCGCTGTCGGTGCGCGTCCTGGGTCAGCCTGACCGCCAGGGTCTGCCCCCCGTAGTACCCCGAGCCCAGGAGAAAGAGGGCACTGCACCGAGTGAGCCTGGATCCGCTCATCCCGTGCTCCACCTTAGCCGTTCTGCCGGAgtgtcaggaggaggaggaggaggagggggaggtcaGGCCCCCGAGGAcagtgatgatgacgacgatgatgacgagAGCGAGGATGACGAGGATTGGGGACCCGGCCCTGGCGGGGCGCGCAGGGGGAATCGAGCGCCTCCTCAGCCGCAGCAGATACCTCCGAGCGCCCCGTCAACAGTTGCGAGATCCAAACGCAAGCTTCAGCCTCCGCAGCACATCCCACCTCCACAG AGCCCACCAGACACAGACGACCAGGAAGGAGAAGCCCCCGAGGCTTCATGTGGTCCGAGGGTGCCACCCTTCCCACCTTCCACCATGCAGAGGCAAGACTCTGACTCCAGCTCTCGCTCCAGCAGTCCTGAGCCCTCTATAAATCGCAGGCCAGGGCCCCTTTCTCTGCTGGTACACAAGATGGAGTCAGAGGGGGCTTTTCGTGCAGCAGAGGCCTCCGCTGCTGTGGATATGTCTGGGCAGACCGCACACTCCGCTGCTGGGTCCGCCACTTCCAGTGAATCTTCACTGCTCagaatggagagaaagaggctccaagagaacagagaagtggaggaagaaaggcgcctgaaggaggagaaagagagggagcaaCACCAgaagcaagagagagaaaggaagaaggtccaagaacaggagagagagaagaaacgcttggaagaagagaaggaaaaggagaggaaacggctggaagaggaggagaaacagcgTCAGAAAGAGGAGcgagagaatgagagaaaacGCCAgcaagaggaaaaggaaagggagaggaaacaccagcaagaagaaaaggaaagggagAGGAAACAACAGCAAGAggataaagaaaaagagaaaaaacaagaggagaagagaagggaggagaaacTGCTCAAGGAAAAGAGCCAGGAGACGGCCAGCAAAGGAAAGGTGGCCGTGACCGAGGCCCAAGACTCCGGTTCCTCCTCAGATTCTGACTCCAAATCAGACTCTTCTTCCCAatcgtcttcttcctcctgtggGGATAAAATCATCCCCGTCAAAAAGCTGAAG AAGGCCGAGCGTGATGCAGAGGATGAGAAAAACCCCAACGGGAACAAGGCAGAGAGACAATTTCTTTCCAAAAG GGAGGTGTCCGAGCCCAGCGCAGCAGCAGCGACGGAGGCGGAGCCAGACACCGAGGGCTCCAACGCCCAGCAGCCGCCCTCCGGGGCGGACCCGGAGAACAGCGAGGCTCGTCTGGAGGAG agcACCACTCCGAAGGCCTTTGCTGCTCGCAAGATATCCTTGACCA GCAGCAAGACGTCTCCAGCCGCCGCGGATGGGGCAGCCGGCGAGACGGACGCGGGGACTGCAGCCGGGAGGAAGAGGCGGTGGGGCTCCAGCACAGCGGTCACCGCCAAGAAGCCGTCCATCAGCATCACCACCGACTCGCTGAAG TCTCTGATCCCGGACATCAAGGTGAACCAGGAGGCGGTGGTGGAGCTGAACCCCGAGGAGCTGCAGATGTCCGGGGACGAGGACGGCATGGACACCAGCCGGGGCGACCAGGACAAAGGCCTCAAGATCAGACGCACCGTCACGCAG GTCGTCTCTGGTGACGGCCAAGAAAACGGACAGgtgaacgaggaggaggaggagggcgaggaggcgGACGTAGCGGAGAAAGAGCGACCACGTCGAACCTCCAGAGACAAGCGGAAGGACGGCGTGTCCGAGGACGCCTCGCAGACCCCGGCGCCCGTCAAGCTGGAGGCGGAGCCAAAGAAAG TTACCCCGAGCGACAGTCTTGTGCGCCGCTCCATCAGCCAACAGAAGTCCGGCGTGTCGGTGACCCTCGACGACCCCGTCCGCGCGGCGCGCCAGCCCTCGCCGCCTCACGGCAAAGTCTCAAACATCATCCACGTCATCAATCTG GTGCGACCCTTCACCCTGGGCCAACTCAAAGAGCTGCTGAACAGGACGGGCGCCGTGGTGGAGGAGGGCTTCTGGATCGACAAGATCAAGTCTCACTGCTACGTCACC TACGCCACCTCAGAGGAGGCGGTCGCCACCAGAGCCGCCCTGCACGGGGTCAAATGGCCTCCGAGCAATCCCAAAGTCCTCAGGGTGGACTTCTGTGAGCAGGATCAG CTGGACATTCAAAAAGGCATCGTGAAGccagaaagggaggaggaccaCGTGCCCCCACCGGCCGGTCCGCTGCCCCGGCTCCCCCCCCTGATGCCCGAGCGGGAGCACGAGAGGGACCGAGGCGCGGCGGGAGTGCGGGACCTGTGGGCGGAGCgccagagagagatggagcgcCGAGAACGGGCCCGCGGCGAGCGGGAATGGGACCGCGATAAGATCCGCGAGTTCGCCAGGCCGGGGGAAGACGAGCCGCGGTCCCGGTCCAGGGACcgagagcggaggaggagagagcgggcCAAGAGCAAGGAGAGGAAGACCGACAAGAAGG CGACAGAGAAACCCGACGAGCCTCCTGTGAAGCTGCTCGACGACTTGTTCCTGAAGACCAAAGCGGCGCCGTGCATCTACTGGCTCCCGCTCTCCGAGGAGCAG gcggtGCAGAGGCTTCTGGACCGCACGGAGCGCCAGAAGGAGCGCGAGCGGCGGCGCAAGGagcagcaagaggaggaggagaagaagcgggaggaggagaggaaggagaggctgAAGGGCCGGGAGAAGGAGGGCGGGGCGGCGAGCGTCGGgggggcggtggcggcggcAGGGACCGCGAGCGTCGGGGCAGCcgggcgcggcggcggcgagagAGAGCGGGAACGCGGCGGCGACAGAGAGAGGGAACGCGGCGGCGAGCGCAgccgcgagagagagagggacggggaCCGCAGCCGAGACAGGGACGGGGACAAGAAGAGGGACGACAGCAGCCGCCCCCGGCGGCCCTCCGCGGGCGCCGGCGGACGCCGCTCCCGTAGCCGTAGCAACCCCAGGGATAGGCGCCGCTGA